Part of the Pseudarthrobacter sp. NBSH8 genome is shown below.
TCTTGACCGTGGCCCCGGAAATGAAGAGCCGCTGGCCCAGCTCCCGGTTGCTGAGCCCCTCGGTCAGGAGGCTTAGCAGCTCAGCTTCCCGGGGCGTCAGGACCTCGTCGGGATTGCGCAGCTGCTGGAAAAGCCGGGAGGCCACCGGGGCGCTCATCACGCTTTTCCCCTGTACGGCACCCCGGATGGCGGCAAAGATTTCGTCCGGGGCGGCGTCCTTGAGGAGGTAGCCCATGGCGCCGGCGTCCACGGCCCGGACAATGTCCGCGTCCGAATCGTACGTGGTGAACACCAGGATGGCCTGCGGGCTGTTGCGCTGGCGCAGCTGCTTGATGGCCTCGATCCCGTCCATTCCGGCGCCCATGGCCAGAT
Proteins encoded:
- a CDS encoding response regulator transcription factor; this encodes MTGITVLLVDDHLVVRSGLKALLGTQPDFDVVAEAASGEEALGLVEQHSPAVVVMDLAMGAGMDGIEAIKQLRQRNSPQAILVFTTYDSDADIVRAVDAGAMGYLLKDAAPDEIFAAIRGAVQGKSVMSAPVASRLFQQLRNPDEVLTPREAELLSLLTEGLSNRELGQRLFISGATVKTHLAHIYAKLGVETRAAAIATAIRREGMR